One Bufo gargarizans isolate SCDJY-AF-19 unplaced genomic scaffold, ASM1485885v1 fragScaff_scaffold_416_pilon, whole genome shotgun sequence DNA window includes the following coding sequences:
- the LRRC73 gene encoding leucine-rich repeat-containing protein 73, translating to MLPGSIQMSGETLSSAEVKGVCEGLMEGSVRLLSLRGCHLSDRDFARLCQGVSESPSLVQLNLNLGVVSGTGRVQQLAQCLHRNRSLQSLFLHGNPLTDTGLSLLNPALAGHPALVSLDLGDCLLGDEGIGQICGLLPPDGAKPGLRELTLSANPGISCTGWARLAIAVAHSSQVRTLNLDYNPLGDHIASMLAVCVASSRTLEVLDLEGTGLSDQSAQILLDMVQNYPTPLKSLVLSENNISLELQQQIADLLSEGEDEDESEGRSQDQPVREKGLKKNLGPAPHRVLLTSGLGDSLLAETEM from the exons ATGTTACCAGGCTCCATCCAGATGTCGGGGGAGACCCTCTCCAGTGCGGAGGTGAAGGGGGTGTGTGAGGGGCTGATGGAGGGCTCGGTGCGTCTCCTCTCCCTGCGCGGGTGCCATCTCTCGGACAGAGACTTTGCCCGGCTGTGTCAGGGGGTGTCCGAGTCCCCTTCCCTGGTGCAGCTTAACCTTAACCTGGGAGTTGTGTCCGGCACGGGCAGGGTCCAGCAGCTGGCGCAGTGTCTGCACCGCAACCGCTCCCTGCAGTCCCTCTT CCTGCATGGTAACCCACTAACCGACACTGGCTTGTCCCTCCTTAACCCCGCCCTGGCCGGCCACCCCGCACTGGTGTCTCTGGATCTTGGGGACTGCTTGCTTGGTGATGAGGGAATCGGCCAGATCTGTGGCCTCCTGCCCCCTGATGGGGCAAAACCAG GTCTTCGGGAGCTGACCCTCTCTGCCAACCCCGGAATATCGTGCACTGGTTGGGCGCGTCTGGCCATTGCTGTGGCGCACAGTTCTCAAGTTAGAACCCTAAATCTGGATTACAATCCATTGG GAGATCACATTGCTTCCATGTTGGCCGTGTGTGTGGCATCCAGTCGGACTCTGGAAGTTCTGGACTTAGAGGGTACCGGACTCAGCGATCAGTCGGCTCAG ATCCTACTGGACATGGTGCAGAACTATCCGACCCCTCTAAAGTCTCTGGTGCTGTCCGAGAACAACATCAGCctggagctgcagcagcagattgCGGACCTGCTGTCAGAGGGTGAGGACGAGGACGAGAGTGAAGGCCGGAGCCAGGACCAGCCCGTGAGGGAGAAAGGACTAAAGAAAAATTTAG